Proteins from one Microcoleus sp. FACHB-672 genomic window:
- the infB gene encoding translation initiation factor IF-2: protein MNNGRVRIYELSRELNLDNKDILAVCEQLNIAVKSHSSTITEAEAERIRAQADKHTATQSSQLKSAPARQKPATPPTEAGDRLNNDRKKQQILEVRPTPRATPKQQVGGSGTPQHQVLVPPQSPAPSYRAQQPGKPKMLNRPVRANNQSEEEFVAADSVTDLVTEPIEIESDTDNAVAQLPPPVAEENPQPINKPQPPANLTPASPPVPSARLSSPPVRPAAPQAPGSPGGREARPVIKRVRGEEPAAPSQAPPQAKPEAPQAPSAPRIAAVGESAGIELKPKTAKRIPELQRPQRVRPAEPAAPTAPGEREVAAESSEDDTDAIQLLRPTPPRPPKRPKNRQDEEEEIQEFPEKAGKAGVKAKRRTKPIEDEDEDLEELDELPETVQVSLSIARPAKQKARPAQAKPAAAPALAANKTKKSAASRGGEQGSGSKSSRRNSREQQTKKRPEQVTLTGSMTVRDLANILGAAETDIVRALFFKGMAVNITQTLDLETSTLVAQELGVEVETAEEESEARKSTEMLDAEDMEYLVPRPPVVTIMGHVDHGKTTLLDTIRKTKVASGEAGGITQHIGAYHVDVEHQGEMQQVVFLDTPGHEAFTAMRARGARVTDIAILVVAADDGVRPQTIEAISHAKAAEVPIIVAINKIDKEGAQPERVKQELTEYGLVSEEWGGDTIMVAVSAIKGENLDTLLEMILLVAEIQELQANPDRSAKGTVIEAHLDKARGPVATLLLQNGTLRVGDILVAGSAMGKVRAMIDDRGARVDAATPSFAVEVLGLGDVPAAGDEFEVYTNEREARAVVDLRSEENRQSRLQQAMASRRVTLSSLSARAQEGQLKELNLILKADVQGSVEAILGSLKQLPQNEVQVRVLFSAPGEVSETDVDLAAASDAVIVGFNTTLASGARQAADAAGVDVREYNIIYKLLDDIQGAMEGLLDPEMVEEPLGQAEVRAVFPASKGTVAGCMVQSNKLIRNCKVRVRRGNNVIHEGTLDSLRRMREDVKEVNAGFECGIGLDNFHAWAEGDIIEAFRMVSKRRTLSAT, encoded by the coding sequence ATGAACAACGGCAGAGTCAGAATTTACGAGCTATCACGGGAATTGAATTTGGATAACAAAGACATCTTGGCAGTGTGCGAACAGCTAAATATAGCAGTAAAAAGCCACAGCAGCACGATTACAGAAGCGGAAGCGGAGCGCATTCGTGCTCAAGCTGATAAACATACAGCCACCCAATCTTCTCAACTTAAGTCAGCACCAGCTAGACAAAAACCTGCGACGCCACCTACAGAAGCAGGCGATCGCCTCAATAATGATCGGAAAAAACAGCAAATTTTGGAGGTTCGCCCTACCCCCCGCGCTACCCCCAAACAACAGGTAGGCGGCAGCGGAACTCCGCAACACCAGGTTTTAGTTCCCCCTCAATCGCCAGCCCCGTCGTATCGGGCACAGCAACCAGGAAAGCCGAAGATGCTGAATCGGCCAGTTCGAGCCAACAATCAGAGTGAAGAAGAATTTGTAGCAGCCGACTCTGTTACAGATTTGGTTACGGAACCTATAGAGATAGAGTCAGATACAGATAACGCAGTGGCACAATTGCCGCCGCCTGTGGCTGAAGAAAACCCTCAACCGATTAATAAACCCCAACCGCCGGCAAACCTGACACCAGCCAGCCCACCTGTGCCATCAGCCAGATTGTCGTCTCCGCCAGTGAGACCGGCCGCCCCTCAAGCCCCCGGTTCTCCAGGGGGAAGAGAAGCTCGGCCTGTGATCAAACGAGTCAGGGGTGAGGAGCCAGCAGCACCCTCTCAGGCTCCTCCTCAAGCGAAACCTGAGGCTCCGCAAGCGCCATCAGCGCCGCGCATTGCAGCGGTTGGAGAATCGGCAGGAATAGAGCTAAAGCCAAAAACAGCGAAGCGGATTCCAGAACTGCAGCGACCCCAGCGCGTACGTCCGGCTGAACCGGCAGCCCCAACGGCTCCAGGAGAACGCGAAGTCGCGGCTGAGTCATCAGAAGATGACACGGACGCTATCCAATTGCTGCGCCCGACCCCGCCTCGGCCTCCAAAACGCCCCAAAAACCGCCAGGACGAGGAAGAGGAAATCCAAGAGTTTCCAGAGAAAGCTGGCAAAGCCGGCGTCAAGGCGAAACGGCGTACCAAACCCATCGAAGATGAAGATGAGGATTTGGAAGAATTGGATGAACTGCCCGAAACCGTTCAGGTCAGTCTCTCCATCGCCCGACCGGCCAAGCAAAAAGCTCGTCCCGCCCAAGCCAAACCGGCAGCAGCGCCGGCATTGGCGGCAAATAAAACGAAGAAATCTGCTGCCAGTCGGGGTGGTGAGCAAGGCAGTGGCAGTAAGTCTAGCCGCCGCAACAGCCGCGAACAGCAGACGAAAAAACGGCCAGAGCAAGTGACACTGACCGGCAGCATGACGGTTCGGGATCTGGCAAACATTCTAGGTGCAGCAGAAACCGACATCGTGAGGGCCTTGTTCTTTAAAGGAATGGCCGTCAACATCACGCAAACCTTGGATCTGGAGACCTCCACGTTGGTCGCCCAAGAGCTAGGCGTTGAGGTAGAAACTGCTGAGGAAGAATCGGAAGCTCGCAAGAGTACCGAAATGCTCGATGCGGAAGATATGGAATATCTGGTTCCGCGTCCGCCGGTGGTCACGATTATGGGCCACGTAGACCACGGTAAAACGACTTTGCTCGACACGATCCGCAAAACCAAAGTGGCATCCGGCGAAGCTGGTGGGATTACCCAGCACATCGGTGCTTACCACGTGGATGTGGAACATCAAGGCGAGATGCAGCAAGTCGTCTTCCTTGACACACCGGGCCACGAAGCCTTCACCGCAATGCGGGCACGGGGCGCACGGGTCACTGACATCGCAATTTTGGTGGTGGCAGCAGATGACGGCGTACGGCCTCAAACGATTGAAGCAATCAGCCACGCGAAAGCCGCTGAAGTGCCGATTATCGTGGCCATTAACAAAATAGACAAAGAAGGCGCTCAGCCGGAGCGCGTGAAGCAGGAACTGACTGAATACGGTCTGGTATCAGAAGAATGGGGCGGCGACACCATTATGGTGGCAGTGAGCGCCATTAAAGGGGAAAACCTCGATACCCTGTTAGAGATGATCCTGTTAGTTGCAGAAATCCAAGAGCTGCAAGCCAACCCTGATCGCTCCGCTAAAGGTACGGTCATTGAAGCTCACCTCGATAAGGCAAGAGGGCCGGTTGCGACCTTGCTGTTGCAAAATGGCACCTTGCGAGTGGGTGATATCCTCGTGGCCGGCTCGGCAATGGGCAAGGTGCGGGCGATGATTGATGACCGAGGCGCACGCGTGGATGCGGCAACTCCGTCTTTTGCAGTTGAAGTGTTGGGTCTGGGAGATGTCCCAGCAGCCGGGGACGAGTTCGAGGTTTACACCAACGAACGCGAAGCTCGCGCCGTTGTAGACCTGCGATCCGAAGAGAACCGCCAATCTCGTCTACAGCAAGCGATGGCTTCTCGCCGCGTTACCCTCAGCAGCCTCTCAGCCCGTGCTCAAGAAGGCCAGCTCAAGGAACTCAACCTCATCCTCAAAGCCGATGTTCAAGGCTCTGTGGAAGCTATTTTGGGATCGCTTAAACAGTTGCCTCAAAATGAAGTGCAAGTCCGAGTGCTGTTCTCAGCCCCCGGCGAAGTCTCGGAAACAGATGTCGATCTCGCAGCAGCTTCTGATGCGGTGATTGTTGGGTTTAACACGACCCTGGCAAGCGGTGCGCGACAAGCAGCAGACGCTGCCGGTGTGGATGTGCGCGAATACAACATCATCTACAAACTGCTTGATGATATCCAAGGGGCAATGGAAGGTCTGCTCGATCCCGAAATGGTTGAAGAACCTTTGGGTCAAGCGGAAGTCCGGGCTGTCTTCCCAGCGAGCAAGGGCACTGTCGCCGGCTGCATGGTTCAGTCTAACAAGTTGATCCGCAACTGTAAGGTGCGCGTGCGTCGGGGCAATAACGTGATCCACGAGGGAACCCTCGACTCGCTCCGACGGATGAGAGAGGATGTTAAGGAAGTCAACGCCGGCTTTGAATGCGGTATAGGACTCGATAATTTCCATGCCTGGGCTGAAGGTGACATCATCGAAGCCTTCCGGATGGTTAGCAAGCGGCGGACTTTATCAGCTACTTAG
- a CDS encoding low-complexity tail membrane protein, whose protein sequence is MRSFRSDPFLWIHLAGLAAFPILLGLCLVGLAMGAPLLPIWLELFLVGAAGIVPILGMQLFRPFYIFSTLVVAMKPERLTPERQRILSLFKSPAHQMLSILVAVLLAVALWPIYWWSPIAASVAPSDWRPAGLVLAALAFLGCNLFVQVPVSVARVMLAGEAKFAGISPYPLEKIRQDFTSLGLQVNQILPTLEAEPGTVTATSAAFTTPQPMSPPAANEPASSSNPTESA, encoded by the coding sequence ATGCGATCCTTTAGATCCGATCCTTTTCTGTGGATTCATCTGGCCGGCTTGGCCGCTTTTCCAATTTTATTGGGCCTGTGCCTAGTGGGATTGGCAATGGGCGCTCCGCTATTGCCGATCTGGTTAGAATTATTTTTAGTTGGCGCTGCCGGCATTGTGCCGATCTTAGGGATGCAACTGTTTCGTCCCTTCTACATCTTTAGCACGTTGGTCGTGGCCATGAAGCCAGAGCGCCTGACCCCAGAACGGCAGCGTATCCTTAGCCTCTTTAAATCACCGGCCCATCAAATGCTATCGATTTTGGTGGCCGTTCTTCTAGCAGTGGCTTTGTGGCCGATCTACTGGTGGTCACCCATTGCGGCGTCGGTGGCTCCTTCAGATTGGCGACCGGCAGGATTGGTTTTAGCAGCGCTGGCCTTTTTGGGCTGTAATTTATTCGTGCAAGTGCCGGTAAGCGTCGCACGGGTGATGCTAGCCGGTGAGGCAAAATTTGCCGGCATCTCACCCTATCCGCTAGAAAAGATCCGCCAGGATTTTACATCCTTGGGTTTGCAGGTGAATCAAATTTTGCCGACGCTCGAAGCTGAACCGGGAACGGTAACCGCAACCTCTGCCGCCTTCACGACCCCACAGCCAATGTCACCCCCAGCAGCCAATGAGCCGGCTTCCAGCTCAAATCCCACTGAATCCGCTTAA
- a CDS encoding DUF3493 domain-containing protein: MADPTSKKPAGTYKASQKLSPETYARLKGEAAAPYRGLRKFVYVVCGASGFLGAFVFLAQLVAGREVGSALPNFALQVGVIALMIWLFRLDKASGKER; encoded by the coding sequence ATGGCCGATCCTACTTCAAAAAAGCCTGCCGGCACTTATAAAGCCTCCCAGAAGCTTAGTCCTGAAACCTACGCTCGCCTAAAAGGGGAAGCAGCCGCGCCTTACCGAGGACTGCGGAAGTTTGTTTATGTCGTCTGCGGTGCATCTGGTTTCTTGGGTGCCTTTGTATTCTTAGCTCAGCTTGTTGCCGGCAGAGAAGTTGGCTCAGCGTTGCCTAACTTTGCTCTACAAGTAGGGGTCATTGCTCTCATGATTTGGCTATTTCGTCTGGATAAGGCATCGGGTAAAGAGCGGTAA
- a CDS encoding tetratricopeptide repeat protein: MDSNLPIVYVSLLIVLLSAAGWFVFRQILRTRKVESNLARLQNKLNKDKGTAQEHYELGSIYLDKKLFAQAAVQFQKALRAKDLQGEENQALIYNAYGYACAAQEQYDLAIRQYKEALKLNPAYVTAINNLGFTYERKKLAAQALETYEEALKYEPDNPTAKKRAESLRKQVVPAA; the protein is encoded by the coding sequence ATGGATAGCAATCTTCCCATTGTTTACGTGTCCCTGTTGATAGTTTTGCTCTCTGCTGCCGGTTGGTTCGTTTTTCGCCAGATCCTTAGAACTCGCAAAGTAGAAAGTAACCTGGCACGGTTGCAAAACAAGCTAAACAAAGACAAGGGCACTGCCCAAGAACATTACGAACTGGGCAGTATTTATTTGGATAAGAAACTGTTCGCCCAGGCAGCGGTGCAGTTCCAAAAAGCCTTAAGAGCTAAAGATTTGCAGGGAGAGGAAAATCAGGCTCTTATCTACAATGCTTATGGCTATGCCTGCGCTGCCCAAGAGCAGTATGACTTAGCCATTCGCCAATACAAGGAGGCTTTGAAGTTGAACCCCGCTTATGTGACAGCGATTAACAATTTGGGGTTTACTTATGAACGCAAGAAGTTAGCGGCTCAGGCGTTGGAAACTTATGAGGAAGCGCTGAAGTATGAGCCGGATAATCCAACGGCTAAAAAACGCGCTGAATCACTACGGAAACAAGTGGTTCCTGCCGCCTAA
- a CDS encoding thioesterase II family protein yields the protein MLKTTKSAFNAWVMCPKPNPQASLRLFCFPYAGAGSQIFRTWAQSLPASVEVCPIELPGRGTRILETPWSLLDPLVETLASALLPHLDKPFVFFGHSMGALLSFELVRRLRKQSGLLPLHLFVSGRQAPQIPDSNPPIHALPEPAFLEELRRYNGTPQAVLENAELMQLLLPILRADFAAIETYVYASEPPLECPITAFGGFQDPEASCDELEAWCEQTSAAFSLQMFPGDHFFLHSAQPQLLQFLSQALHKLADLGCC from the coding sequence ATGTTAAAAACAACGAAATCAGCTTTTAACGCTTGGGTGATGTGCCCTAAACCGAATCCCCAAGCTAGCTTGCGTCTCTTTTGCTTCCCCTATGCCGGCGCGGGATCTCAAATTTTTCGCACATGGGCGCAAAGTCTGCCGGCAAGTGTCGAAGTTTGTCCCATAGAACTGCCAGGGCGGGGAACTCGAATCCTGGAAACTCCCTGGAGTCTACTAGATCCACTGGTAGAAACCCTCGCATCCGCTCTTTTGCCCCACCTAGACAAGCCCTTTGTCTTTTTTGGTCATAGTATGGGCGCACTGCTGAGTTTTGAACTTGTTCGCCGGCTTCGCAAACAATCTGGTTTGCTACCCCTTCACCTCTTCGTATCAGGCCGGCAAGCCCCTCAAATACCAGATTCAAATCCCCCCATCCACGCACTCCCTGAACCGGCATTTCTGGAGGAACTGCGCCGCTATAACGGCACACCTCAAGCCGTGCTGGAAAATGCAGAACTGATGCAGCTTCTTCTCCCGATCCTGCGGGCAGACTTTGCCGCGATTGAAACCTATGTTTACGCAAGCGAACCTCCCCTTGAGTGTCCAATCACGGCTTTTGGCGGTTTCCAAGATCCGGAAGCCAGTTGTGATGAGCTAGAAGCTTGGTGCGAACAGACGAGCGCTGCGTTTTCCTTGCAGATGTTTCCGGGGGATCACTTCTTTTTACACTCAGCCCAGCCCCAGTTGCTTCAGTTTCTTTCTCAAGCGCTACATAAGCTGGCAGACTTAGGGTGCTGTTAA
- a CDS encoding MbtH family protein, with amino-acid sequence MNKENTEDTTLYKVVVNEEGQYSIWPAERENALGWKDAGKSGLKTECLAYIKEVWTDMRPLSLQKQMADSAGQTQA; translated from the coding sequence ATGAATAAAGAGAATACAGAAGACACCACCCTTTATAAAGTAGTCGTGAATGAGGAAGGCCAATACTCAATATGGCCTGCCGAACGAGAAAATGCGCTCGGTTGGAAAGATGCGGGAAAAAGTGGATTGAAAACAGAATGTTTAGCCTACATCAAAGAAGTGTGGACTGATATGAGACCGCTCAGCCTACAAAAGCAAATGGCAGACTCAGCCGGCCAAACACAAGCTTAA
- a CDS encoding class I SAM-dependent methyltransferase, with translation MSSNLGYSDYDPLAQMYNNFWGEELAEVALQPIEQLFLQHLPEEAHILDLCCGSGQLAQKLLLKGYKVTGIDGSEKMLHYARENAPAGQFILDDARFFKLPATFHGVVSTTYALQHIMNIEELTKVFQNVYDALLENGWFVFDLSLEERFQSSSWQGLAGGDVQDNYAWAMQRSYQPAEKIGTVKITIFQLIDETWQRTDNTTLMKCYFPDEIQLALKSVGFKKISIYHAEREFAIPISGKIYVVCQK, from the coding sequence ATGTCTTCAAACCTCGGTTATTCAGACTACGATCCTTTGGCTCAGATGTACAACAACTTTTGGGGCGAGGAACTTGCCGAAGTTGCTCTGCAACCTATCGAACAATTATTCCTACAGCATCTCCCCGAAGAGGCACATATTCTCGACCTTTGTTGTGGCAGCGGCCAATTAGCACAAAAATTACTCCTGAAAGGCTACAAAGTCACTGGAATTGATGGCTCTGAGAAGATGCTGCACTACGCTCGTGAAAATGCACCGGCTGGTCAATTTATCTTGGATGATGCCCGATTCTTCAAATTGCCGGCAACCTTTCATGGGGTCGTTTCTACAACGTATGCTCTGCAACATATCATGAACATTGAGGAACTCACCAAGGTTTTCCAAAATGTTTATGACGCACTGCTAGAAAATGGCTGGTTTGTGTTTGATCTGAGTTTGGAAGAACGGTTTCAATCCTCAAGCTGGCAAGGCTTGGCAGGTGGGGATGTCCAAGATAATTATGCGTGGGCGATGCAGCGCAGCTATCAACCCGCAGAAAAAATAGGCACTGTCAAAATTACGATCTTCCAATTGATAGATGAAACGTGGCAGCGGACAGACAACACAACTTTAATGAAATGCTACTTCCCAGATGAAATTCAACTGGCTCTAAAAAGTGTCGGGTTCAAGAAAATTAGTATTTACCACGCAGAACGTGAGTTTGCTATACCAATCTCTGGCAAAATATACGTTGTCTGTCAGAAATAA
- a CDS encoding aspartate aminotransferase family protein, producing the protein MTEQLREKHLEALIERYTKRTKKSKQMMENSRPVMADNRASDGFRFPVKEMFYPIVAKRSLGSKIWDVDGNEYVDLTMGLGVNLFGHNPNFIKEALIEQLDKGIQIGPQAELAGEVAELICEITGLERVTFSNTGTEAVMAAIRVARAATGRNKIVVFSNSYHGHFDGVLAKAKKGDESLSSLPQAHGIPLSMVEDVLVLNYGNPQSLEIIKAYSHELAAVLVEPVQTRRLDFQPKEFLQELRQLTKETEIILIFDEMVSGFRIHLGGAQAWFGIEADIATYGKIVGGGMPIGIIAGKAAYMDRIDGGMWNYGDGSYPQVEMTFFAGTFCKHPLAMAAARAVLQHLKTQGAGLQETLNQRTSDLVQILNTYLAENEAPIWLVNCGSVFRAAASSVHHIDPFLFHLIEKGIFISEGRSCFLSTAHTDQDIELIIQAVKESVQEMQKGGFWPVSSSNLQKVAAVLSSN; encoded by the coding sequence ATGACTGAACAATTACGAGAAAAACATCTAGAAGCGCTGATTGAACGCTACACAAAGCGCACAAAAAAATCAAAGCAAATGATGGAAAACTCTCGCCCGGTTATGGCAGATAATCGGGCTTCCGATGGGTTTCGCTTTCCCGTTAAAGAAATGTTTTATCCGATTGTAGCTAAGCGATCTCTCGGCTCCAAAATTTGGGATGTGGACGGGAACGAATACGTTGATCTGACAATGGGATTGGGAGTTAATCTATTCGGCCACAACCCAAATTTTATTAAAGAAGCACTGATTGAGCAACTGGATAAAGGCATCCAAATTGGCCCTCAAGCAGAACTTGCCGGCGAAGTTGCTGAGTTAATTTGTGAAATAACCGGCCTGGAGCGTGTCACCTTTTCTAACACCGGCACCGAAGCCGTCATGGCAGCGATTCGAGTCGCTCGTGCCGCCACGGGACGCAATAAAATCGTTGTATTCTCAAATTCTTATCACGGTCATTTTGATGGAGTTCTGGCAAAGGCAAAAAAAGGCGATGAGTCTTTAAGTTCACTTCCTCAAGCGCATGGAATTCCTTTAAGCATGGTTGAAGATGTTTTGGTTTTAAATTACGGAAATCCTCAATCACTTGAAATTATCAAAGCATATTCTCATGAGTTGGCGGCTGTTTTAGTTGAACCTGTGCAGACTCGCCGGCTTGACTTTCAACCGAAAGAATTTCTCCAAGAACTCAGGCAATTAACCAAAGAAACAGAAATTATATTAATTTTTGATGAAATGGTTTCGGGTTTCCGAATTCATTTAGGGGGAGCGCAAGCCTGGTTTGGGATAGAAGCGGACATTGCCACCTATGGAAAAATTGTCGGGGGTGGAATGCCAATCGGTATCATCGCTGGCAAAGCGGCTTATATGGATAGAATTGACGGCGGGATGTGGAACTATGGAGATGGCTCCTACCCTCAAGTTGAAATGACATTTTTCGCCGGCACCTTTTGCAAACACCCCCTCGCGATGGCAGCTGCACGAGCTGTCTTGCAACATCTGAAAACTCAAGGAGCCGGTCTTCAAGAAACGCTTAATCAGCGCACCTCTGATTTAGTGCAAATACTGAATACTTACTTAGCAGAAAATGAAGCCCCTATTTGGTTAGTTAATTGTGGCTCAGTTTTCCGAGCTGCCGCCTCCTCAGTTCATCATATTGATCCCTTCCTCTTTCATTTAATCGAAAAAGGAATATTCATTTCTGAGGGACGCAGTTGTTTTCTTTCCACTGCTCATACAGATCAAGATATTGAATTGATCATTCAAGCCGTGAAAGAAAGCGTCCAAGAAATGCAAAAAGGAGGGTTTTGGCCTGTTTCCTCATCCAACCTGCAAAAAGTGGCGGCAGTTTTAAGCAGCAATTAG